The proteins below come from a single Methanomicrobiales archaeon genomic window:
- a CDS encoding DUF126 domain-containing protein — MILRGRGIARGTGKGAVLVSPAPISFLSGVDPESGRIVEKGHPLFGETIAGRVLVFSHGKGSTVGSYVLYALKQNGRAPAAIVNEEAEPIIAVGAIMAGIPVIDRLEVSLSRLVNGTQAAVDGDAGEMIYQGELTD, encoded by the coding sequence ATGATTCTCAGAGGCAGAGGTATTGCACGGGGTACCGGAAAGGGCGCGGTGCTCGTGAGCCCGGCGCCGATATCGTTCCTATCCGGCGTCGACCCGGAATCAGGCAGGATCGTCGAAAAAGGGCACCCTCTCTTTGGAGAGACGATCGCGGGCAGGGTGCTGGTATTTAGCCACGGGAAAGGTTCGACCGTGGGTTCGTACGTGCTGTACGCTCTCAAACAGAATGGCAGGGCGCCGGCTGCGATCGTCAACGAAGAGGCAGAGCCGATCATTGCAGTGGGTGCTATCATGGCAGGGATCCCCGTCATCGATCGTCTTGAAGTATCGCTGTCACGGCTCGTGAATGGCACGCAGGCAGCGGTGGACGGCGACGCCGGCGAGATGATATACCAAGGGGAACTGACCGATTAA